The window TGTATCCGAATgttgatgtattttttttaataagattgACTTTCAGATTTAATGCATGTGTTTAGTTTgtttaattatgaaaataaaattaataaattgatttTGGGTTAGGAAAAATCAGTTTAGGGATTTGTGGATTGAGGGTTTAGTAAGTAGAGATTGAGTTTATAAGTTAAGGAACTTGGGGTTTCGGGTTTTGGGTTTTAGGAGATTTAGAATAAAttctcgttaattcctcgtaaaagAGAAATACGGTTTTAAGGTTCGTCGTGAAGTACTCGTAAAAGAAAATGCGGACCTCGTTTTTTCCACGTAAGCCATTTCTTCGTAAAGTAGTCGTGGTTAAAAAATGCGGGCCTAattaattcctcgtaaaaaaaaaacacgggcctggtTAATTCCTCATAATTTCACGAGATATTTACGACGaaaagtaaaaatgaaaacacGGGCCttgttaattcctcgtaaattaGTGAGGATTTTACGAGGAAACCAAAATCCCTATATATACCCGAGCCATCTCATTTCTCATTTTGTAGCTACTTCTCTCATTCTCAAGGTActcctctctacttcctctctAGATTAGCTTAGGTGGTTAGTTTAGAGTGATGCTTAGTTTAGAGTGATTAGGGTTAGTGTAGGCaatttttagataaataaatGGAATTTGTTGATAATATAGGatgatgattttaaaattttagtaatatatatttttttattttcagatggttaataatataattaattttttttttcagatggTTAGAAAGAACAAGCTTACAGCTCATTACAGAGACATGTTTGGTGTGCATGGTTGTCGTACATGcgtatcatcttcttcagctcccggttcttccgGATACTGTCCCCGACTCTCAGTCCTCTCAGAGAGTCTCCCAGTCGCCTCCTTTTGTTGTACCACTGGTTCCTCCGTTTGCTTCACCACATGTGCATCATGATCATGTTCCAGAGGAGGTGCCTCCTGCTCCTGCAGCCGGGATTCATCCCGATTTGTTGGTGCCGCCGAGTGCGCCTTACACTATTTACACCGTCGAGGACCTTCTCGCTCAGCCAgacagagaaggtttaccagtcttAGGCCCCGACCGACCTGAAAATACTTTCTGGTATGttacatttttaaaagttttttttataacaacattaaataatttatacttataatttgtttttttcaggTTTGGGGTTGACGGTTGTGTCGCTCGGACCGTAACCGAGGCGATCAAAGGCTACTTCTCCGAGCCACATCCAAACTGGAAAATGACGCCGGACTACatcagaaagacgtggttcaaaatgTTCGTTGTAAGTTACACTAATtaatatacttatattttttattattaagactttttgttatttttgaaCTAATAATTAACCTAATATTTTCCTGTTACAGCAAAAATTGCATTGGTCCATAGGGGTGAACGAGAAGGTGAAGAAAGCGTTTATCTCAAAGGCGAAGAAAGCGTTTATCTCGAAGGAGAAAGCTCGATTGTTGGGTACAGTCTCAAACTAGAAGGATGATTGGATAGTGAAGGGTTATGAGCACGGGAAACCCGCTGAGATCACTCAggatgtgtgggatggcctcatccgttATTGGAACATGCCATCATTGATTAGAGCCTCCAACAGTTGCTCTGCTTCCTGTCTAACGAAAGATGAGCATGTCAACTTGCCGATGATTCACTCTACGGGTCAAAAACCCCATGCCGGTATCCGTCTAGAGatggtaaatattttaattattattattttttaatatattataactttcctaaatatttttagg is drawn from Brassica rapa cultivar Chiifu-401-42 chromosome A05, CAAS_Brap_v3.01, whole genome shotgun sequence and contains these coding sequences:
- the LOC103871377 gene encoding uncharacterized protein LOC103871377, whose product is MVVVHAYHLLQLPVLPDTVPDSQSSQRVSQSPPFVVPLVPPFASPHVHHDHVPEEVPPAPAAGIHPDLLVPPSAPYTIYTVEDLLAQPDREGLPVLGPDRPENTFWFGVDGCVARTVTEAIKGYFSEPHPNWKMTPDYIRKTWFKMFVQKLHWSIGVNEKVKKAFISKAKKAFISKEKARLLVKGYEHGKPAEITQDVWDGLIRYWNMPSLIRASNSCSASCLTKDEHVNLPMIHSTGQKPHAGIRLEMAKERGFLPSLKNLYERTHKSKAGKFVDLRSEQIYNDVVSRIEERQTQLTQQSPDGIPVTLSTPEVDKIYEKVIPKKKGHTLGIGSINNVPRATSSYGQRRGDETPQ